Proteins encoded together in one Aedes aegypti strain LVP_AGWG unplaced genomic scaffold, AaegL5.0 Primary Assembly AGWG_AaegL5_hic_scaff_1225_PBJ_arrow, whole genome shotgun sequence window:
- the LOC110680350 gene encoding single-stranded DNA-binding protein 3-like, whose product MMPNSMDPTRQGEAGDFVAWQGPPGMGPMNPRMNPPRGPGMGPMGAGTYGPGMRGPPPNSSLGPGGMPPMGMAGGRPQWQPNTSSPMNYSSSSPGNYGGPPGPSGPPGPGTPIMPSPQDSSNSGGENMYTPMKPEFPMVGGSDGSGPMGGPMGPNSMGGPVLNNDGLDGMKNSPANGPGTPREDSGSGMGDYNLGGFGGPGENVSSNRFERLWDLCGSSIALSTEPVKMWS is encoded by the exons ATGATGCCAAATAGTATGGATCCCACGCGGCAAG GTGAAGCTGGAGACTTTGTAGCATGGCAAG GCCCCCCTGGAATGGGTCCGATGAATCCTAGAATGAATCCACCTCGCGGGCCCGGAATGGGTCCCATGGGCGCCGGCACGTACGGACCGGGAATGCGCGGTCCACCACCGAACAGCAGCCTTGGCCCCGGCGGTATGCCCCCGATGGGAATGGCCGGCGGACGGCCCCAGTGGCAACCCAACACGTCATCG CCCATGAACTATTCATCCTCGTCACCCGGAAACTACGGTGGTCCACCGGGACCAAGTGGACCGCCCGGTCCCGGAACGCCCATCATGCCATCACCTCAAGATTCATCCAACTCCGGCGGCGAGAACATGTACACACCAATGAAGCCC GAATTCCCCATGGTCGGCGGCTCGGACGGTAGTGGCCCGATGGGTGGACCCATGGGGCCCAACTCGATGGGCGGCCCGGTACTTAACAACGACGGCCTGGACGGTATGAAGAACAGCCCGGCGAACGGGCCCGGAACGCCCCGGGAGGACTCCGGCAGCGGTATGGGCGACTACAACCTCGGTGGCTTCGGTGGACCCGGAGAAAATGTAAGTTCGAATCGTTTTGAACGTCTGTGGGACCTTTGCGGGTCCTCCATAGCCCTCTCAACTGAACCCGTT AAAATGTGGTCATAG